One Primulina eburnea isolate SZY01 chromosome 4, ASM2296580v1, whole genome shotgun sequence genomic window, tcaaattttgtaaaactattaaaataatttctttAATACTTATCCAAacgtttgaatttttaaatagaTATAACCATAGCACTAGTTTTAAGATGTATCTCATTAGTGGTGcaaatttttgagttattttATAACTATTTTAAGTATTTAGTAGGTTGTGATTTGATTCTTATTATTTTTTGGGGATTAAATAATCCACAAAATTTTGGAAGGAAGTTAATTCTTGTAATCTCTCGGGAAAATAGATGGAGCTCGTCGAAGCTGTAGTCAAACTCAAAATTAACCtgctttcaaaaataaattagTTTGTGCTTAAACAATTGCTCACCACTCAAGTACGACCTATCtctacattttttattttttccgaTTGGATTTTTAACTTTTTTATTATGAACAAATAAAATTCTGTAACTATGATTGTTATGGTGATATAATACCTGAAATAGTTACCAGAAGTGGCCGAGATCCTATACACGTGAAAGAAAGTCGAAAGGGTTTTCGAGCGTGGATTAAGAATGCAAATATGatgaatataataataataaataaataaaagtgtaAGGCAAACTTTGTATTTCTAAGCTAACCTTACCTGTTTGAATTAGAATCCCTTTTTTATCAAGGATTCTTTTCTTGACTAGATATGATAAtatctaagaaaatatttgacaGCAGTTTATCCAAAAAATCGTACAATCCTTCTAGATGTCCTCTCTACTTCCAGACATTCGAAAATATAAGATATATCTCCAACACTGCACTCCCTCCCTTTTCGACCTCGGCCACTTGACAAAGGAGGTCGGGACACCTCCCGAGCTCAACTCACTGAGCCCACACCAAATCTCGCCTGGGAGCTCGGCCTCCTAGCTAGGACCTTCGCCTTGGTCCCTCACCTCGGGCAATCATTCACGAGCCTAGATTTATCTCCCAACTTCCTCCATGTGTTGCCTGATAGTGATAATGCCTTGGAAAGAGTCCGGACTCCGGGTCATCTTTGAACTCGGACAAGAAAGGAGAACCAATGCAGGACCAGTCTAGAGTTGGTCTCGGGAAGTCAAGAGAGACTGGTGGAAGTCAATCTGGATAAATAAAGAGTAACATGTTTAAACAACCACAAGCATGCAGCAACACGGGAAGCATATCAGACCAATATATACTCACACAAGCAATGGCTCATATTTTTGGTCGGGCATGACATAGTTGAATGATACTGCCAAGTGGAAAAGTTGTCTGGCCAGGCTGGGAAGCCCTTGGCATCCTGGCACTTGAAGCACTTTTGAGTCTTCATTGACCAAGCAAGGCAGGGTGCCCGAGAAGATCAAGTTAAATGATCGTAAACCTTGTCCACCGATATCGAGGTGTTTGTGCGCCTCCACGTTTCAGGCAATCCGATCGTGACTCACCTTACCCGGTCACCAGGAAGACCGTCCAAGTCGGTTCCTTCCTACTCAGAACAACCATGAGGAGATGGGAGCGAGGTCCATAATCATCGGTCACTAGCTATACCTCGTAATAATTAACAAGACAAATCAGTGCCCGTGACAaaaccaaggacgatatgagtCGTCATCTCTAAAGTCAGAATATAGTAGGCGTGGGTAGATATCTAATTAGGAAGAGTGTCCAGGTGCTGCAAACAAGGTCATTTTCTCCTCTATAAATACGAAGGTTTGCTAATTCATTTGAgacatgagatattgtattctATTGCATTCAATAATTTTTCTCTCCACTTAGTGTGTCATGTACTGATTTTAACATTGGAGTGACCATGCAGGAAACCCTTCTGGTGTCGAGTGACATTTTTTTTGTTGATCGTTTACATATTATCTGACCCGAGCTCATCCCATCAGGTCAAAAATCTTCATATACACATCTCTACTCGGTAGATTGTCCACCAAGTTCACTCAATCGATCCAAGCATCATCACCCCACCAAGGACAACTTGTTTGGACCTCGTATAATCCTGCTCTCGCCCTTACCCCTTCCATCCCTTTGAACTACGTTTGGTTTTACAGGTCGAACGATATAGTTCACGTCGTTCCTTCACACAAGTTCCTTCCATTCAAATCATCCCCGACTAACATCCTAGCCCTACTTCAGCCAGGCCCATCGCTTTTTTCTCGACCTGCTTACATGGGTTAGACCTTGTGAGACCCCAGAGATTTATCAGGAATATCATAATTCATATCGCATCTGAATAAGAAAACGTTAATTGTACACGACTTCTCGAGAAGGGCGTGGTTATGGAGAGTAGTTTGTCTTGAGCTAATATATAATGTTTACTTGTGACTCGGTACCTGAATTTtcataaggcaaaaacttgtgtgagacggtctcacgggtcgtatttgtgagacggatctcttatttgggtcacccatgaaaaagtattactttttatgctaagagtattactttttattgtgaatatgggtaggcttgacccgtcttacagattataactaatttttatttattaatatgttATTTTAGTTTTAAATAGATGAAGAGATCAGTTGGGAATTAATTGAATCTTGTATagtaaattaatataatatatatttctttATCAAATTGTATTTGTTACGCCCGActtgaaatgattttttttttaaaatgaaatgaaattaaTAAGCTATAGCAAAACTAATTTTGTTCGTTCCTACTAAAGTGTGGatgtgaaaaaaatattaaatgatgccaaatgtacaatttttcagttatttttggacataaaaatttgtgtaagacggtcttacgggtcatattttgtgagacagatctcttatttgagtcatccatgaagaagtattattttttatgctaagagtatggctttttattatgaatatcgataagattgacatatctcatagataaagttcgtgagaccgtctcacaagagaccaacTCAAAAATGTAATACATTTCATAGCTCAAATATTTTTACATGTCCGATCACGTCGAAGAACTAACATATGATtgtgatatattatatataatagtaAAAGATTCATACGAGTTgcatgtattattattatttttaatttgatcaaataatattaaactattaataaaaattattttcaatttacaaAAATTGTTCGATTTAAAGGGCAAGttttatttagattttttttatataaaatatagagTGACTTGAGGAGGTTTAGTAGCGTAAGATGGGCAATTATGAAATTAGAATTTTTGGTGTATTCTATGCTAGTCACTCTAAGTGTCTCGcatttaataatatagtatagataaagaaatgtataaattataccttttaaaaaatttatattaagtTCAATATAAGATAAGTACCGCAATGAATAAAATGGAAACGAATAAAAAGGAACCGAAAACTATTACATTTATCTTCACTTCTAATTAACTCCACAGCCAGATAAATTtacttataatttaattatttcaaaaaaaatcaaaggtaaaataaaaatacatacattttataaaaaaaatggaatAGTTAAAATAATCGAAAACTTCGCCCCAAACTTTCTAATTGTCGAAATTAAGTTATTCTTTCCAATCCAAATAAGCCAAAGGATTTTGTAAACGACTCTTTAGCTACTTACCATAAACTGGTAGTTACAAATCAAGGAAAACAGACACTCACAACATACAAAATGGGAAACTCTGTTCACTTGTTTGATATACCCGAAAATGTCGAATTCAAATTTTCTGCTAACACGACGAAGAATCTAAAATTTTGCACAGAAATCACATCATTTTTAACAGCTCATGAAAGAAACACTACTATAATTAAGCTGCATGCCGATGTCAATATAATGTCCATTTCTCAAGTACGTAAAATGCCCATTTTCTTGAATCAATTTATGACCATTTTGCACTTGTCAAATTCTTTGAGCAATTTGTCATCTCTAAATCCAACCAAGAATTCAGCAAGTGCTTCAAGAAATAAAGCAGCCTGGTATACACTTGTTACGCTCAATATATCGGCTAAAACGCTCTTCCTCAGCCTGTTGGCATCCACAACCACCCCCACAAGCTCCTCCATCTCCGCCGCCAATGCCTCTTCAACCGCAACCTTCACTCCATCCATCCTCCTCCATTCCGCCCCCACGCTCCTCACCAGCTTCATCTGTGCGTGGCGCGCACGAGCCGCAAGGGCGGGCACCATGAGCCTTAACCCACATTCAATCTGATCGACCCTTGTCGTCAAAGCCTTCGATGGGCTCCTCCAAGCCACCGCTACGTGCCACCGCTTGTCAAGAAACTCGCGAGATTCTCGAATCTCCTGAATTGTATCAAGAAC contains:
- the LOC140830293 gene encoding protein INAPERTURATE POLLEN1-like, with the protein product MLKSALFKSKKTATSKPFKIFYDEWFATLAGTLLPQLRRALSSVSTSPALLTAQVDDMHHHLRSYYETMDLAAVEDVAQCLYPEWRNSLEKPFLWLADLHPYLFTNLLRSFLDDQESGDGDVLDTIQEIRESREFLDKRWHVAVAWRSPSKALTTRVDQIECGLRLMVPALAARARHAQMKLVRSVGAEWRRMDGVKVAVEEALAAEMEELVGVVVDANRLRKSVLADILSVTSVYQAALFLEALAEFLVGFRDDKLLKEFDKCKMVIN